One window from the genome of Luteithermobacter gelatinilyticus encodes:
- a CDS encoding ketopantoate reductase family protein has protein sequence MRIAIMGAGGMGGFLGAKLSKAGYDVAFIARGAHLKALRENGLALLSEEGDIHVAPVTASDDPATIGPVDMIIFSVKLFDTEQAAAACLPLMQDKTFLLTLQNGVESVEMISRIIGPGRTLAGSIYVSASIAEPGVIRHNGGANMLMYAGPEDFPEENYKPVADMVAAAGLTGDRHPDMRVMLWEKFVLLAANAGLGALTGRDAGALCRDPDSRPLFRQALQEVVAVARADGVTLSDGLVDMIMARIDGLKGQNLMASQAVAKARGQRLELEWIQGTLHRLGRKYSIPTPLHSLCYICLKPYADGTPDRG, from the coding sequence ATGCGCATTGCTATTATGGGGGCTGGCGGCATGGGGGGATTCCTTGGTGCGAAACTTTCAAAGGCCGGCTATGACGTTGCTTTTATTGCCCGGGGAGCACATCTGAAAGCCCTGCGTGAAAACGGACTGGCGTTGTTGTCAGAGGAAGGTGATATCCACGTTGCTCCGGTCACAGCCAGCGACGATCCGGCCACAATCGGTCCCGTGGATATGATTATTTTCAGTGTGAAATTGTTCGATACGGAACAGGCCGCAGCGGCTTGCCTGCCTCTGATGCAGGACAAAACCTTCCTGCTCACCCTGCAGAACGGGGTGGAAAGTGTGGAGATGATTTCCCGTATCATAGGACCGGGCCGGACATTGGCCGGATCCATTTATGTGTCCGCCAGCATTGCGGAACCTGGGGTCATCCGCCATAACGGCGGGGCAAATATGCTCATGTATGCCGGGCCTGAAGATTTCCCTGAGGAAAACTACAAACCGGTGGCAGATATGGTTGCCGCCGCAGGACTTACGGGGGACCGTCATCCGGATATGCGTGTGATGCTTTGGGAAAAATTTGTGCTGCTTGCGGCCAATGCCGGACTGGGGGCCTTGACCGGACGGGATGCCGGGGCGCTGTGCAGAGATCCGGACAGCCGGCCTTTGTTCCGTCAGGCGCTGCAAGAGGTAGTGGCGGTTGCCCGGGCGGACGGCGTGACCCTGTCCGATGGTCTTGTGGACATGATCATGGCACGGATCGACGGGCTTAAGGGCCAGAATCTCATGGCGTCACAGGCGGTCGCCAAGGCACGGGGACAGCGATTGGAACTAGAATGGATTCAGGGCACCCTGCATCGGTTGGGACGGAAATACAGTATCCCTACCCCATTACATTCTCTATGTTATATATGCCTCAAACCTTATGCCGACGGTACCCCGGACAGGGGCTAA
- a CDS encoding alpha/beta fold hydrolase, with translation MQLEKAEQLMELAYDRFGEGFPLIILHGLFGSASNFRSFARKFSETYSVFCLDLRNHGASPHHEDTSYSAMSGDVVELMDRVGLERAHILGHSLGGKVAMQLALSHPERLGKLIVGDIAPVPYPPHHTRIFEGLNAIDLDRLTSRGDAEEALQPYVPEAGIRLFLLTNLVRTKDGGFAWRCNLEALEKGYDHIAAAPAGGSFRGETLFLRGEKSDYIRDEHLAEIYRLFPRSQIKTIAGAGHWLHADKPEEFMKMVLAFLKEA, from the coding sequence GTGCAGCTGGAAAAAGCGGAGCAGTTGATGGAATTAGCCTATGACCGTTTTGGGGAAGGGTTTCCCCTGATTATCCTTCACGGCCTGTTCGGGTCTGCCAGTAATTTCAGGTCCTTCGCCCGGAAATTTTCTGAAACGTACAGTGTTTTTTGCCTGGACCTGAGGAATCATGGGGCCTCTCCCCATCATGAGGATACTTCCTATTCAGCCATGAGTGGCGATGTTGTCGAGCTTATGGACCGGGTGGGACTGGAACGGGCCCATATTCTGGGACATTCTTTGGGCGGGAAAGTTGCCATGCAACTGGCGCTGTCTCATCCAGAGCGTCTCGGAAAACTCATTGTTGGCGATATCGCACCGGTCCCCTACCCGCCCCATCATACCCGGATCTTTGAAGGCCTGAATGCCATTGACCTTGATCGTCTCACATCCCGTGGTGATGCCGAAGAGGCGCTTCAACCTTATGTGCCGGAAGCGGGAATCAGGCTTTTCCTTTTGACCAATCTGGTGCGCACGAAGGATGGCGGTTTTGCCTGGCGGTGTAATCTGGAGGCGTTGGAAAAAGGTTATGACCATATTGCGGCCGCTCCTGCCGGGGGCTCTTTCCGGGGGGAAACCCTGTTTTTGCGTGGCGAAAAATCGGATTATATCCGGGATGAACACCTTGCGGAAATTTATCGCCTTTTCCCCCGCTCGCAGATTAAAACCATTGCCGGGGCCGGGCATTGGCTGCATGCGGACAAACCAGAGGAATTTATGAAAATGGTTCTTGCTTTTCTAAAGGAGGCATAA
- a CDS encoding arylesterase has translation MTLAAIILISVPGMARAEKHLVLALGDSLTAGYGLPPGEGFPDQLEKKLAEKGMEVKVSNAGVSGDTSSGGLARLSWVLDSFGAEKPDLVILEFGANDALRGIDPRITRQNLSRMLEILKSRQIPVLFAGMLAPPNMGPDFAGDYNRIYPELAAEYDVAFYPFFLEGVAGKPQLNQEDGMHPNRQGVAVIVENILPYVLKNLR, from the coding sequence GTGACACTTGCTGCGATTATTCTCATTAGTGTGCCGGGGATGGCCCGGGCGGAAAAACATTTGGTTCTTGCCCTGGGGGATAGCCTGACGGCCGGATATGGTCTGCCGCCTGGAGAAGGATTTCCCGATCAGCTTGAAAAAAAACTTGCAGAAAAAGGGATGGAGGTGAAAGTCAGCAATGCCGGTGTTTCCGGGGATACCTCCTCTGGAGGACTGGCGCGGCTTTCCTGGGTTCTGGACAGTTTTGGCGCGGAAAAACCGGACCTTGTTATTTTGGAATTTGGCGCCAATGACGCGCTCAGGGGCATTGATCCCCGGATTACACGTCAAAATTTGTCCCGCATGTTGGAGATTCTCAAAAGCCGCCAGATTCCCGTTTTGTTTGCAGGCATGCTGGCGCCGCCCAATATGGGACCCGACTTTGCCGGTGACTATAACCGCATTTATCCGGAACTGGCGGCGGAATATGACGTTGCCTTTTATCCGTTCTTTCTGGAAGGTGTGGCGGGCAAACCGCAGCTCAATCAGGAAGACGGCATGCATCCGAACCGCCAAGGAGTGGCGGTTATCGTGGAAAATATCCTGCCTTATGTGTTGAAGAATCTTCGGTGA
- a CDS encoding ABC transporter ATP-binding protein, whose amino-acid sequence MDNDIILKLQNIHLKFKGEGHEVNILNGINLEIARGSAVAILGPSGSGKSSLMSLMSGLEKQTAGRIEVAGQCLDELNEDQLALFRRDHIGIVLQSFHLIPTMTALENVAVPLELAGKSDAFARAEKFLDEVGLSHRLDHYPAQLSGGEQQRVAIARALAPEPEILFADEPTGNLDGKTGHKIIELIFGLHKRLETSMVLITHDPELAGKCDRILHIQDGLVVKSEDNITSPAGRVAECLLP is encoded by the coding sequence ATGGACAACGACATTATACTCAAACTTCAAAACATACATCTCAAATTTAAGGGCGAGGGACACGAAGTCAATATTCTGAATGGCATCAACCTTGAAATCGCGCGTGGTAGCGCCGTCGCCATACTGGGTCCGTCCGGTTCCGGCAAATCTAGTCTCATGTCGTTGATGAGCGGACTTGAAAAACAGACCGCCGGCAGGATCGAAGTTGCCGGGCAATGCCTGGACGAGCTGAATGAAGACCAACTTGCCCTGTTTCGCCGTGATCATATCGGGATCGTGCTGCAATCCTTTCACCTTATTCCCACCATGACGGCGCTGGAAAATGTGGCGGTTCCCCTGGAACTGGCGGGAAAGTCCGATGCTTTCGCACGAGCTGAAAAATTCCTTGATGAAGTGGGATTATCCCATCGTCTGGATCATTATCCGGCCCAGCTTTCCGGTGGAGAACAACAACGGGTGGCCATCGCCCGGGCCTTGGCGCCAGAGCCGGAAATTCTGTTTGCGGATGAACCGACCGGCAATCTGGATGGAAAAACCGGTCATAAAATTATTGAACTCATTTTCGGGCTGCATAAACGTCTGGAAACCAGCATGGTCCTGATTACCCATGACCCCGAATTGGCCGGGAAATGTGATCGTATTCTGCATATTCAGGATGGTCTGGTGGTCAAAAGCGAAGACAACATTACATCGCCAGCCGGGAGGGTGGCCGAATGTCTGTTGCCATGA
- a CDS encoding ABC transporter permease — translation MTQPIRTQFILALRLARRELRVGVRKFRIFLACLFLGTAIIAGVGSVTANISEGLREESRVFLGGDVELRQVQEELPLEVYEDLSTYGTISRIATLRAMVHLAENGREDSSLVELKVVDELYPLFGHLKLRPHIARQDLFRAQKGRPALVISEALANRLSVAPGDHLKLGDSIFYIAAISLHEPDNDRGFRLAPGAMLSFEGLEQSGLVQPGSLIRYYYRLRLEDGFSPEKVKKELNEKYPDATWRLRISNEGGAGIRQFVTRLGQFMTLVGLTALLVGGVGVSNAVAAYLGQKTDTIATFKILGAPSRLIFMTYLTQVLIMAGRAILAGLVAGAITPLLISDLLGQHIPVPLKNTVYVKPLLLAVFYSLLITLIFTLWPLSQARDVPAARLFRQLVNHQEPVRTPKRLMGLIGGLAGLLLAGILYTADYRMLTIWFIAGAVGAFMLLFAAGGLARAVARRLHRVRRPAWRIALANIHRPGNATMSIILSLGLGLTLFSAIALVRYNITREIDDRALKDAPSFFFIDIQKPDEERFQRFLTGLEGVRLYRSVPNLRGRITHVKGIPVGEVDVHPDGRWMLRGDRGLTFTAKRPEDNDLVAGQWWGADYQGPPQLSISHDMADYMKLGLGDEVTVNVLGRSITAEIVSIRKVDWGSFGINYVLMFDPATLKAAPYTYVATARVTPNQEEAVFRAIARAFPQVSVVRMTEVLNNVQDLLRKIGSAIDVMAAITILTGVLVLAGAVAAGHKGRIYDAAVLKVVGATRRDILKAYLLEFLFLGSVTGLIALGLGALAAYGIVTGLMQMSWQFSLTVPVLTITLGILFTLLAGMTSIWLALAIRPARLLRNV, via the coding sequence ATGACACAGCCCATACGGACACAGTTTATTCTGGCCCTGCGACTGGCGCGCCGGGAACTGCGCGTAGGAGTGCGCAAGTTCCGCATCTTTCTGGCCTGTCTTTTCCTCGGAACGGCTATCATAGCCGGCGTAGGATCGGTCACGGCCAATATTTCCGAAGGATTGCGTGAAGAGTCCCGGGTCTTCCTTGGCGGTGATGTGGAACTGCGTCAGGTTCAGGAGGAACTGCCGCTTGAGGTATATGAAGACCTCAGCACATATGGCACCATCTCGCGCATTGCTACATTACGAGCCATGGTGCACCTGGCGGAAAACGGACGGGAAGACAGTTCTTTGGTGGAGCTCAAGGTCGTAGATGAACTTTATCCGCTGTTTGGCCATCTAAAACTGCGTCCCCATATCGCCCGCCAGGACCTGTTCAGGGCGCAGAAAGGGCGGCCGGCGCTGGTGATTTCCGAAGCTCTCGCCAATCGTCTTTCGGTGGCGCCTGGCGACCACCTCAAGCTCGGAGACAGTATTTTTTACATTGCCGCGATTTCCTTGCATGAGCCAGACAACGATAGGGGATTTCGCCTCGCCCCCGGGGCCATGTTGTCATTTGAGGGGCTGGAGCAAAGCGGCCTGGTCCAGCCCGGCAGCCTGATCCGGTATTACTATCGCCTCAGGCTGGAGGACGGTTTTTCTCCGGAAAAAGTCAAGAAAGAACTCAATGAAAAATATCCCGACGCCACCTGGCGCCTCCGCATCAGTAACGAGGGCGGCGCCGGCATTCGCCAGTTTGTTACCCGTCTGGGGCAGTTTATGACGCTGGTCGGGCTGACGGCGTTGCTGGTGGGCGGGGTTGGGGTCAGTAATGCGGTTGCCGCCTATCTGGGGCAAAAGACCGATACAATCGCCACCTTTAAAATTCTGGGCGCACCGTCCAGGCTAATTTTCATGACCTATCTGACTCAGGTTCTGATCATGGCCGGGCGCGCCATTCTGGCGGGGCTGGTGGCCGGAGCCATAACACCGCTTCTCATTAGCGATCTTCTGGGCCAACATATTCCCGTCCCGCTCAAAAACACGGTCTATGTCAAGCCGCTGCTTCTCGCCGTATTTTACAGCCTGCTGATTACCCTGATTTTCACCTTGTGGCCGCTGTCCCAGGCCCGGGATGTTCCCGCCGCCCGCCTGTTCCGTCAACTGGTCAATCATCAGGAACCTGTCCGCACGCCCAAACGACTTATGGGATTGATTGGGGGCCTTGCAGGCCTGTTGCTGGCCGGGATTCTGTACACTGCCGATTACCGAATGCTGACCATATGGTTCATAGCCGGCGCTGTTGGGGCCTTTATGCTGCTGTTTGCCGCCGGAGGGCTGGCCCGTGCCGTCGCCCGTCGCCTGCATCGCGTGCGCCGGCCTGCCTGGCGTATTGCATTGGCCAATATTCACCGGCCGGGAAACGCCACCATGTCCATCATCCTGTCCTTGGGGCTGGGGTTGACCCTGTTTTCGGCCATTGCTCTTGTCAGATACAACATCACCCGTGAAATTGATGATCGGGCCCTGAAAGATGCGCCGTCCTTTTTCTTTATTGATATCCAGAAACCGGACGAAGAGCGTTTTCAGCGTTTTCTCACGGGCCTGGAAGGGGTCAGGCTATACCGTAGCGTGCCCAATCTCAGAGGACGTATTACCCATGTCAAAGGCATCCCGGTCGGTGAGGTGGATGTACATCCCGATGGCCGCTGGATGTTGCGCGGCGATAGGGGGTTGACCTTTACCGCCAAACGTCCGGAAGATAACGATCTGGTGGCCGGACAATGGTGGGGGGCGGATTATCAGGGACCGCCGCAGCTATCCATCTCCCATGACATGGCGGATTATATGAAGCTTGGCCTGGGTGATGAGGTCACGGTGAATGTATTGGGCCGTAGCATTACCGCAGAGATCGTGTCCATTCGCAAGGTGGACTGGGGAAGTTTCGGCATCAATTATGTGCTGATGTTTGACCCGGCCACACTGAAAGCCGCGCCTTATACCTATGTGGCGACGGCACGGGTGACGCCAAACCAGGAAGAAGCCGTGTTCAGGGCCATTGCCCGGGCGTTCCCCCAGGTGTCCGTGGTGCGCATGACCGAAGTGCTGAATAATGTGCAGGACTTGTTGAGGAAGATCGGTAGTGCTATTGACGTCATGGCGGCAATTACCATTCTCACAGGGGTGCTGGTATTGGCTGGCGCCGTGGCCGCGGGCCATAAAGGCCGTATTTATGACGCCGCGGTGCTCAAAGTGGTGGGGGCCACGCGCCGAGATATCCTGAAAGCCTATCTTTTGGAATTTCTGTTTTTGGGGAGTGTGACGGGACTGATTGCGCTGGGACTTGGGGCGTTGGCGGCCTATGGCATTGTCACCGGCTTGATGCAGATGAGCTGGCAGTTCAGTCTTACCGTACCGGTGTTGACCATCACACTGGGCATTTTGTTCACGCTGCTGGCCGGCATGACCAGCATCTGGCTGGCGCTCGCCATCCGTCCGGCGAGACTGTTGCGTAATGTTTAA
- a CDS encoding pirin family protein, with product MTMGIELLIPPRRKDLGGFSVRRLLPYAKRRMVGPWIFFDHMGPVSFPAGKGVNVRPHPHINLATVTYLFDGEILHRDSLGSYQVIRPGDINLMLAGRGIVHSEREHPEVRHSDHVVHGLQLWLALPEQDEERPPAFYHYPAQDIPVVTAEGVTVRVMMGTAYGVTSSVETYAETLYVEADLRKGQRLVLPESEQRAVYVAGGALTLADGFLIPAYHLAVVTPGAGLTLEAVENTRVAVIGGEHMAKRHIYWNFVSSRKDRIDQAKRDWKDGRFPKIPGDEEEFIVLPEE from the coding sequence ATGACGATGGGCATTGAGCTGCTTATTCCACCACGAAGGAAGGATCTGGGCGGATTCTCTGTCCGCCGCCTCCTGCCTTATGCGAAACGGCGTATGGTGGGGCCGTGGATTTTTTTTGACCATATGGGGCCGGTCAGTTTTCCGGCCGGGAAGGGGGTGAATGTGCGTCCGCACCCCCATATTAATCTGGCAACCGTTACATATCTGTTTGACGGAGAAATCCTGCACCGGGATTCTCTGGGCAGTTATCAGGTCATTCGTCCAGGGGATATTAATCTGATGCTGGCCGGGCGCGGCATTGTTCATTCCGAACGGGAACATCCCGAGGTGCGCCATAGTGATCATGTCGTACATGGCCTGCAATTGTGGCTGGCCTTGCCGGAACAGGACGAGGAACGACCCCCGGCATTTTATCATTATCCGGCGCAGGACATTCCTGTCGTCACTGCTGAAGGCGTGACGGTGCGTGTCATGATGGGAACGGCGTATGGGGTGACATCATCCGTGGAGACTTATGCAGAAACACTCTATGTCGAAGCCGATTTAAGGAAGGGACAACGCCTCGTGTTGCCTGAGAGCGAACAACGGGCGGTCTATGTGGCCGGCGGTGCGCTCACTCTGGCGGATGGTTTTTTGATCCCGGCATACCACCTGGCCGTGGTCACGCCGGGAGCTGGCCTCACTTTAGAGGCTGTGGAAAATACGCGTGTGGCTGTTATCGGTGGTGAACATATGGCAAAACGTCACATCTACTGGAACTTTGTCTCAAGCCGTAAGGACCGCATTGATCAGGCCAAACGAGACTGGAAAGACGGACGCTTTCCCAAAATTCCGGGGGATGAAGAAGAATTTATCGTGCTGCCGGAGGAATAA
- a CDS encoding monovalent cation:proton antiporter-2 (CPA2) family protein: protein MTIEYLSDIIILLAAAVIAVPLFQSLGLGAITGFVVAGIAVGPSGLGYIENVEDIAHLAELGVVLLLFVIGIELKPARLWQMRRYVFGLGSLQILITGVLLTFAMHYGFAIAWDVSLMIGMALSLSSTAFVLQVLSERRQISTEHGRPAVSILLMQDLAVVPLLALVTLLEKPDMTMAEDVFYALGEAVTILGGIIVFGRYILNPLLNFLTRSGAPEVFTASTLLLVLVAALAMERIGLSMATGAFLAGLIVADSTYRHQILAEIHPFRGLLLGLFFMSMGMSLNLQVFLAAPLNFLGLVLILLPVKFLVLWPLTRAFRVRGRAAMAVSILLAQSGEFALVLFALAHNLGILQPDLFQQLLVVVLLSMLSTPLLDKLAQKVLSRREPEPVAETPKPEVRERAHIILAGFGRVGHRIGQILEMSNIPYVAIDKNPSRVQYKRNEGHKVYYGDARRPEVFRAAGIEEAALVIVTLDDFEATEHVVATLHAVFPTVPVFARGHDIERCQELIRIGARYTVSENLEASAELAKAVLKHIGTEEDKVRTVLEQFRKSYYDKINKVL from the coding sequence ATGACAATAGAATATCTGTCCGACATCATTATATTGCTGGCTGCTGCCGTAATTGCCGTCCCATTGTTTCAGTCTCTGGGACTGGGGGCGATTACAGGATTTGTTGTGGCCGGGATTGCCGTGGGCCCGTCCGGGCTGGGCTATATCGAAAATGTGGAAGATATCGCCCATTTGGCGGAGCTGGGCGTGGTGTTGCTGTTGTTTGTGATCGGCATTGAACTCAAACCAGCGCGCCTGTGGCAGATGCGGCGTTATGTTTTTGGCCTGGGTAGTTTACAGATCCTGATCACCGGGGTGCTTCTGACCTTTGCCATGCATTATGGCTTTGCCATTGCATGGGATGTGTCGCTGATGATCGGGATGGCACTGTCGCTATCTTCTACAGCCTTCGTATTGCAGGTTTTATCCGAAAGACGCCAGATTTCAACGGAACATGGTCGTCCCGCCGTTTCCATCCTTTTAATGCAGGATCTGGCGGTCGTGCCGCTGCTGGCGCTGGTGACGCTTCTGGAAAAGCCAGATATGACGATGGCGGAAGATGTGTTTTATGCATTGGGAGAGGCCGTCACCATCCTGGGGGGCATCATTGTTTTTGGTCGGTATATCCTCAATCCGTTGCTTAATTTTTTGACCCGATCTGGCGCACCGGAGGTGTTTACCGCTTCGACCTTGCTTTTGGTCCTGGTGGCCGCCCTTGCAATGGAACGTATTGGATTGTCCATGGCGACAGGGGCATTCCTGGCCGGGCTAATTGTGGCGGATTCCACATACAGGCACCAGATCCTTGCGGAAATCCACCCTTTCCGCGGCTTGCTGCTTGGCCTGTTTTTTATGTCCATGGGAATGTCCCTGAATTTGCAGGTGTTTTTGGCAGCACCTTTGAACTTTCTGGGGCTGGTTTTGATCCTCTTGCCGGTCAAGTTTCTAGTGCTGTGGCCGTTGACGCGGGCGTTCCGGGTGAGAGGGCGGGCGGCCATGGCGGTCAGTATCCTGTTGGCCCAGAGCGGCGAGTTCGCGTTGGTGCTGTTTGCGCTGGCGCATAATCTCGGCATTTTACAGCCGGACCTGTTCCAGCAGCTTTTGGTGGTGGTGTTGCTCAGCATGTTGAGCACCCCTTTACTGGACAAACTGGCTCAGAAAGTCTTGTCCCGTCGGGAGCCGGAACCTGTTGCCGAAACTCCGAAGCCGGAGGTCCGGGAACGGGCGCATATCATTTTGGCCGGTTTCGGCCGGGTTGGCCATCGGATTGGCCAAATCCTGGAAATGAGCAATATTCCCTATGTAGCAATTGATAAAAATCCCAGCAGGGTTCAATATAAACGTAATGAGGGACATAAGGTGTATTATGGCGATGCCCGCCGGCCGGAGGTATTCAGAGCTGCCGGCATTGAGGAAGCCGCGCTGGTCATTGTGACCCTGGATGACTTTGAAGCCACGGAACATGTGGTCGCCACCTTGCATGCGGTTTTCCCGACGGTACCGGTATTTGCTCGCGGCCATGACATTGAAAGATGCCAGGAGTTGATCCGCATAGGGGCACGCTATACGGTTTCTGAGAATCTGGAAGCCAGTGCCGAACTGGCGAAGGCTGTACTGAAACATATCGGTACGGAAGAGGACAAGGTCCGCACCGTTCTGGAACAATTCAGAAAAAGCTACTATGATAAAATCAACAAAGTCCTTTAA